aaaaagaaattaaggtttttgaggaaaacattccaggttttttttccatttaatgggatgactttaatgggagccaatgggttgaaggtccaaattgcagtttcagtagagcttcaaagggatctataTGATCGCAgcaaaggaataagggtcttacctagtgaaacgtcattttctaaaaaaaaaaaaaaatttatatactttttaaccactaatgcttgtcttgcactagcttgactttgcattatgtaatcacatcGGAAAGGTCACAAcaacaacgatgtcggacgatttcgaagttgtaggagaaaatgagatggagttttacCTTACCTTTTTTTTCCAACGTGAAGACCCGCatacgcatcgcagagctagtgcaagacaagcatttgtggttaaaagaaatactatatgaagaaaaatcctggaatgttttcctcaaaaaccttaattttttttttgactgaagaaagtaagacatgaacatcttggatgacatggagtgagtacatttttaggaaatcgtaattcaggagtgaactaatcctttaattataGGAGCCAAGGGCTCCCGATCATGTTTTAGTCTGTATCCCACAATCCCATTAACCATTTCCTCTTTTTGTCTGTTTTTCCTCAGATCAGTTACAAAGCAGATTCCCCAAAAGAAAAGGACAAAAGTCTGTCTACAAAGTCATTCAGAAGTGTTCCAGAAGATTCTCCATATTATAAATCCTCCCCACCATTATCTAGACAAGACCTGGATACCTCCATGAACATTTCAGACCTCAGACTGTGGTCATGTGACAAGGACCCTATTTTTAACTCTTCAGCTGCCAAACGCAGTCTGTCCAGTCCCCCTTCAGCTTCTTTGAGCCTCACAGCACCCCCAGGGCCTAAGTGGACATCCACTCCTAGAAGCACTTCTCATTCGTCCAGTCATACGTCTCATTTCACAAGAAAGGTAAAAACAAGAACAGGTGAGATGATGGACAGAGGAAGAGATTCCTCTGATTCTCATTCTTACAGTAAGAACTATCAACATGGGTTCAAACACATGTCACCTTATCAGGCCAACTATTGGGCCTGTGCCATTCCCAACTCTATTCCACCCTCTCCAAACCGCAAATCCCCCAGTTGGGATCCTGAAAAGGAGTACCAGGAGCTTCTAGACTACACGTACCCTCTGAGACCCAACATGGCTGGTTCATGGGGTTCATCAGAGGCGGATCTTCTCCTGCGAACCGATCCATTGTTGCAAGACTCAGGCATTGAATTGGACCGCTCTTCCACTCTGTCCTGTTTAGACCTGTCCTATACAGGGACTCGACAGGAACGGTGTAGCCCAGGAACAGCTCAAAGGTTGACTGAGTTTTGTGCTCTAAACAAATCACATTCTAAGTCCTTAGATGGCATCATGTCCAATAGCCTGTACTCCTCACTAGACCAAGCTGGCTTGTCAGTTGAGAGTCTGGACTGCGAAGGAAAGCCAGTGAGCCATTATCGTAAATTTGGCATCTTCTCGACATTCAGACCTGTCCCCACTTTCATTAGTTCAACACACATTCTTCCTTGTCCTGATTCATGGGACGAGTTGGACGAAGAGTTTCTTCGCCTACCAGATCGGCTACAAGAACTTCAGGTGCTTTCACAGCAGCTGAGGGACATTAGTGACCAGATGAGCCAAACAGTCATCACCAGCCGGGAATCCCCAGAGAGCGATTTTACCTCAGTCAGATCACCAACAGCCCAAGTGGGAATGCAGGGATCGTTGATGGAAGAAAAGAGTGCTGAAGATGATGAAGCGGAAGGGAGATCTTGCTCTGAAGTTCCTCTTACACACGAGAGTGCAAAAGAGCCTGGTTTCAGACTCCAAATGATTAGCCAAAACGTGAATAGGAGGAACCTGAGGGAGGTGGAAGCTGTTATGGATCAACTGAGTGGATTGTCAATGTCAGCGCTTCAGAGAACAATACAAACAGACCAGAATGAAAATGAGACCAAGGAGTCACTAATGCAGCACATACAGGTGAGTAGATGTTTTTGTTGTGATCGTGAAGTCCTAAGATGAGAGTCCTGATCATATAGGAGAACTGTTGTATTCTTTCTCAACAGGCATTTTGCTTGAACCTAGAAAAGCTGGTTCAGTGGCTGCACACGGTGGTAGAGAAAGTAGAGGTTCTTTCTCCTCCCATGGTTGACTTGGAGAGCGTCAAAGCCTCACTGGCTGATTACAAGGTTTGTAAAGTACAGTACCATTTGAAGTTGTGGTCGGTAAGATGAAATGTATCAAAAATGAccataaatgcatttataatgctacaaacgatttatatttttaatacatgctgttcttctgaactttcagttcaccaaagtatcctgaaaaaatgttctagttttcacaaaaaaattaagcagcacaactgttttcaacattgatactGATGACatgatctgaaggatcatgtgacactaaacacTGTGGCTGCTGAAAGTTTAGGTTTGCCATCACagtaatgaattacattttaaaatacagttgaggtcaaaagtttatgtacactttgcagaatctgcaaaataagagggatcacacaaaatgcatgttgttttttatttagtactgacctaaatatttcacataaaagatgtttacatatagtccacaagagaaaataatagttgaatttataaaaaattaccctgttcaaaagttaacatacacttgattcttaatactatgttgttacatgaatgatccacagctgttttttttttgtttaatgaaagttgttcataagttccctgtttgtcctgaacagtgcccgctgttcttcagaaaaattcttcaggtcccacaaaatttagttttttcagctttttttgtgtattttaaccctttccaacaatgactgtatgattttgagatctatcttttcacactggggacaactgagggactcatatttaaCTATTACAAAAGGCTTAAACGTTCACTGATTCTCCTGAAGGAAAAAACGATGCagtaagatcagggtaaatttgtagcttctgaagggcagtacttatatttaggccaaataagaaaaatatacacatctccattcacaactttctatgatccctcttattttggtaaaataattaacattttgcagattctgcaaggtgtatgtaaacttttgacctcaactgtatatttcaattgaaaacagttaatttaaattgtaataatatttcacaatatacatAATAGATGTTTTTtccttcaaaaacatttaaaaaaaatcttcccGACCCTAACATTTCACACATGCATCTCATGCAacaaaaagaaatgtaaaaatattattacaaaagaaGTTCATTCAAAAAGTACATAACTGCGTCATATTTTTCAGAGTTTTCAGGAAGAAGTTCAGGCTCATAAGCCCCTCACAGAGGATGTTCTGCAGACCGGAGAGATGCTTTTGCATTGTATGAATTCAGCCTCTCCATGTGAGTCTTACTATCTTTATCAAACTagaaaatatcattaaaaaaaatctctctACCATTCAGCTGCTGTACTGAATATTAAATAACCACGACTACTTTGAATGAAAGCGAAAAGCTCCATTTTGTTACTGAACCCTCAGTAGTGGCTCCAGAACTGTGAAGTGacgaaattaaattttaaatttgatGAAACATTAGATCTTCCTATCTTCCAAAGCACTATAATGCCCTGTTTGTTTTTTGATCAGTTTGGCTTGATACACTTCTACAAGTATCTATAGTGCTTCTAAGTTTTGGACATGTTGTGCAGTGTAACCCAATACTCCGAGTAACATCGGACAGAAACAGGAAACGCTCTGCTTGGAGAATGCGGCCACGCATGCTTAACTTAGTGGAGCCGTGCTGTTGCCTAGCATGCTTCATTCTTGAATAAACATCAAGCATTGTTTTAGTCAACACGCTACTTGTCTAGTTGTTCTGAAACTGCTGCTATTACTGTTTTTCTTGATTCCTCAGTTCTAAAAGACACACTGGAGCTGATAGAGAGGCAGTCTCACACACTGGAAACTCATTCGGAGTATCTTTTCTCCTCTATTCTGTCAGCCATGGACTGCCTCACTGACCCCAGATCTGAGGAAGCATCAGGTAAATTTATGTTTAGTGCCCTCTAGTGTCATCACAAGGTTAGAGCTCTAGAAATAGATGACTGAATTGTCATCATTGTGATGTAAAATCTATTCACCATGTGTCATCTTGACGTAGCCtcttttgattaaaaatgcagtcaTAAAGTAGTTTCACTTTTTTTCTCCACAGAAGCAGTTTCCTGAATCCTGAGACTGATTAGGAATCTGGGAAGGCATCaaggataaaaaaaaacacttcttaCTTGACTCATATGTCACCATTCACTTTTTTGCGTTTGTTTTACATGTTTAACACATTTACTGTATCATGAGTGGTGTTATATGCTGTTATCACAAGCTTGTGTTATCTGTCACAACATATGTGATGAATTTTTCACTTTTCATTTTTACACACCAgcttgtcatttttttataactcaaaaATGTCCTGTGATGGCTTAAGTTTGTAATACTGTTTGACTGAAGAGGTGCACAGACATGGTGCCAATTGCGATTGTGATCTCAGGTTATTACCCTATTAAGTTTTAATGGAAAGCAGTCCAGCCTTCATTAGCATCCCTGCAGCTTTAGTTTCCCTTCTGAGTAACCCATGCCTCAAAGATATGTTGTATTTTTTGACTGATAATTAGTGTGATTAATGGTGTTATTAATATATGAACATTGTTCGGTGAACATTcatacttttaaaatgaaaaacattttgatttattgtgTGTTTATTGTGTGTTTCACCCAAACATTTTaactgtgtcatcatttactcaccctcatgtcatttcaaaaaagatattttgagaaatgggAAGTGAGAAGTGGGTTTTTTTCAATGAAAGTCAGTGGGCTCCAGCGTTGATTAGTTACCAACGTAGTTTGCATGTTCCGCAAAAGAAAGAAAGCTTTGAATgacatgagtaaataatgacagaattttacattttaggtgaactatccaaTAATGCAATAATGTAATAGTAGTGTAGCATTATGCATTTTGTGAATTCAGTTGAATGAAtataaaagcaaacaaaaaactttttggaGAACTTAAGCTGCAGAGATCACAAATTCATGTACAACTGTTTTTgcattgaccaaaaaaaaaaaaacatttttaacaataaacAATCTCATTTTTGATAGTTTTCTCATTTTTTTGATTAATAGgttaattttttgttgttgtttttttgtgttcaAGTTTTGATATGGACACTTCATTAATTGCAAAATTACTCAATTATATTTATGCACAATCTACTCAAGTATTACCATTATGCATACAGAATCACATACATTAAAATAGGCCCTCAATTAACTCAGGCGATTAGaaagttttctaaaaaaaaaaaaaaaaaaaagcatctaaaaataaaattaattataattgaCTAAGgctaaaactaaattaattttggctaaaaaaaatctgaaataaaatacagattaaattttcaaaacttaaaaatttgaaaatatataatatttgaaaTCTGCAAAAATTGACAAGcacaaaattattacaatttacactAAAATTGGAATGAAAACTAGAAATGCAAAAATATAAAAGCCGATTCAAATGATCAATTAATACTATAGTAGCgtgtaaataatattaatatatgaaTTAATTGGTTTTAGGGTGCTGCAAAGGCAAGCTGTAATCCTAAATACACTAAACATCCATCTAAAACTGCACAAAATGATAAACATGAACGGTTTCGAAGTTCATTCAAAAAATGAATTCATTTGCCTTTATTATGAAAAAGAGAACATAGTGTTTGAGTCACATATGCGATTGTGAAACTGTTGCTTTCAATGTATTCCGCAGGTAAATGGCCAATATCGAGAGATTGTAGATTAATGGAACAATATATTTGCATATAAATgttgaataaataaaacacaaaggGTTTCTAACATGTCCCACCAAGAATTGCAGACATACTGATATTGTACAGTATGGtcgtacaatatttatttatatttttgttaacTGTTACACATCGCGCAACAAAACTACAAGAGTCTGCAGCCACAACTTAAATGCAAAAGAAGGTAAAACTACTCGAATCATGTATTTAACTCTACAGAGCGGTCCATTCAGAtcttacatatatatacatagcgtatatgtacatatattttactAAACAGATGTAGGACTGTGAACCACCGCTGGCCGGTTGACTGGCAAAACAATCCGTGGGGACAGAAACCTACACATGCAAATATAAACAGTAAAATAATCAACAAGAATAAAGTAAGAAAAGAAAAggacagaaaaacaaaacatcatTGAATTTTGACCACAGACCAGCCCTGCAGTAGGAATGCAGTGAGATAAATACACACATTATTCTTAGAGACCGGCACACAGAGGATTTAAAATCGTTGAGTGAAAATGAAATCCATCCTTTTTGGGGTGGTTTGGTTAAAAGCAGCCCCTGACAGGCAGCAGGGGTGAAGGGGACTGACCGTTACCAAATCTCAGACCTCTCATCAGTTTTAGTTTGTGAAAAGCAAGGGTAAAGGGGGGGCAGcagatttttgaatgtttttggtAGTGCGGCTACATACAGTACAACTTGGGTAACTTAAATTGTTGCCTGTTTCACACTCTCTCTTATTCTCTCTATTCTCCATATTCACTCTTTGCTCCATTACAAATGATCTATTCCCCTTTCTTTCTCCTATTGTGGGGGCTCTTGCGCCAAGATCCAGGGGCCGAGTTGAGGGGGTTCGGGGTCGAGTGGGCCTCAGCAGCAGCCTCCAGATGCAGGCTTCACCGGAGTGCTCTGGATCTTCACGTTAGACTTCTCAGCTCCTCCGGCTGTGGCTCCGGGGCCCATTCTCTTCTTGATCTCGGCAGCCATGGTCATGAAGGCCTGCTCCACATTGGTGGCATTCTTAGCGCTGGTTTCCAAGAAAGGAATGCCAAGGGAATCAGCAAATTCCTAGAGATAAACCAAGCAGTTATTTCCATTAAAACACTGGAAAAGTGAACAATTGCAAATCTTTTGTACACAAGCTTTGCTCTGAAACCTAGTGAGCAGCCAATATATGCAGAAATTTAAGTACAGTGTTGTCACAGTCAGTGCTAAAACAGTTCTCGTTcactgaaatataaacttgcatgaAAAAAGAAAGGTTAGatttattaaaactaaatagaattttttttttctaaaattacaacaacaaaaaaaaaaaattaagatgaatAGGGGTGCAatgcagaatccagtcataaaaatggaattcgCTGTATAGTGAGAAATGTCActtaatttgccaaattttggatgaataaatcaaaagtaggcaAGTGCACTTAAACCAaaatgcgatatggactagtgtctgtgaatattaaaccgCAAAAATGCTATTAAACATGAATCACGCATGTTatgtgtttctgtgtgaatgaatcagtgtttttaagCCTCTGCTGCCTACTATATGACcacaaacataatctctagaactgctctgaaagtcacttcatgagcattttaccatttcttcctgagaaaaactattgtcatatcatttacaaacagaaacttaaaggtcttcaaaGCAACCAGTCAAAATTGCGGTTTAACTTAacagtgacagaaatatattatttatgtcATGATAGtaccactactactactaataaaattaatattaacccccccccccccccctttttttttaataaaatcagttATTTAGATatgattttgattattaaaatgtaataaaatcatttaaatggACTCCGGAAAATTAacagaaaacagaatttggtttaaaaaaaaaaaaaaaaaaaaaaaaaaaaaggagggggatttttatttcagagtcttaaaaatgtaattgttaaacTTTTATTAAATTGCCATTAAACTGTGTAatcttcatgatttcaattaattagacagctttttaatcatatttttatttaaccattaaaaacgagtctaaaaaaaatattaattggaaaaaaataaatttgggaaagaaatataaaataacagatttcatagggccctagatGAAAAGATGGCATACAGaaatagtactaaaataaaattgctCTTGACACCAAGgtctagaggtcgaccgatgtatcggttttgccgattaatcggcaccgatagttgattggccgaactatcggttatcggcaaaaatccttgccgatagtttttccgggttgcgttctttgctgaaacGGCTCAggctccgctgtcatagagtatgagaggttaagccccagtcatagagtatgagaggttaagccccagaccaatgtttaatcccaggattgttaccatatatttgtattgatttatatccagctgttcatattcttagccagcaaagttgcaggtgtaaagacatgagaaagcaaactgtgttcattcagccgacaaaatcagtcacagcgcgccatagttttacattatgAACGATGTGGGACAGATGTgtaaagacttgaccctgtgctggaaaattgagtattgtgcatttaagcaaactatttgtatttctgtagctctaattaagtctgtatgcttaatatagagctataatttatgttttagccttttcttcaggccgttaaagcatggtgagtttgcatcgtgttacgcactttatttcaatgccattttcctgttcctatttgattttaataactgatcaacaaaaatatctattaaaaattaagataaaaataatacaaaacgaaattcgttaaagaagggattttccacaaataaaaacgtacgaagttgtCAAagattgtgtctgaccctctccaattctcctggcgtattgccgtccaattcataccacgtcctttatgacatttacaaattacacaaacttctttcgtaattaacatattaaactgaaacaaaacaaaaacaaataatatttaaacataaatgtaaaacagaaaagaaatgtttctgaaatggctgcaatatagatcgcactttctctttccgtttcatgtttaaactaacctttgccgcttttttgatcattcttgaagtaaacatttgcccgtttggtgattaaataaactgttttagatttatgcttgaactatacaacgcgtcctgtgtgtgtgtgatacctgcaagttgtccgcgcaacacagcgctgcacttttgttcggtttcattaagggtgggtgaaaaatagattctccgacgcacctcaatcctctcttcaatgagcgtgtgtttttcccgcatatggcacgcgtgcgcgccagaaacgcggctggcttcattgcacagaatttccacagtgagctaagtgtgtattgtttgacagtgtgagctatcaatcgcagtttttgactttacatgtgccttcatttctgccgtttataATGCAGTGctattagatgcactgacagactttcaattgctctttgtgttttttcgtcctaaaaagcttgattgcagatgcggttaaatgcacttggattttcaaatacttttatacgaaactgatgtacacacagtcagttatgttttcagagcaggacaaaacatctgatacatcgaaatagatctgtgcattcgtttgaatgcagcctgttaaagctgccactgtctgatctcatcagtaataatcgaacgaaaaagaaaaaaacaataactatttctgtaaacttgccgacacttaaaaatcactaattttaaataagtaattgttttaaaaagtagcctgcttatataataaaaaaaatgttaaaatgtaaagattcccacccctttacaatgagtccatttgtaacatcaactaagattgatgaaagctgtagaatagaagtgttgttccttgttagtgttaatttcaacatttactgatatattgttaaatttcgaagttcattttgttaacattaatgaactatgaaataactttaatgatcaatttataattaatattaatattttttattcatttacaaagtatggtttagtattattattttttaaatagtagagcactattttagttgcccttcaatatccattttcaaaaactatcggttaattaatcggtatcggccagtgtggtccaacctagctatcggtatcggtaaaaaccaatatcggtcgacctctaccaAGGTCACAATCCCAGAATGCCTTATGAGCTCCAAAATGCTGGACAAAGTGAAAAATGTTGAACAAGAATAGAATTCattcagtacttaaatgtatcaGTGAAAGCAGTGAAaccaaattaaaattttattaaagtgtacattctgtatttttatgtttatcaCAGCATAAAGTCATCAGCATAGCAGCACGCTATATCTAGTAAAATCAAGAGTCTCCTATGAACTTTGTTGTTGTATAACATTCCAAATCGGTCAGTTATTAAATCTTATTTTGGTTAGAAGGCAGTCTGACAGCAAGTCAGCTCACTAGGTTCTAAAACAGTCACACTAATAATACTGGAACAAATTGCATAATATGGAGTAATATTACCTTTGCCGTTGTGTAGTCCACcactttttttgttgttaagtCACACTTGTTGCCAACCAATAACTTGTTAACATTTTCACTGGCATAGCGGTCAATCTCCTGTAGCCACTGTTTAACATTATTGAAGGACTCCTGagggcatgaaaaaaaaaacattgtaaccTAAATACAGTGAAGCATAAATATAGTTTGCAAGATATCTTCACAGGTGTTTATAGTGAAATTAGGACACTTGCTTAAGATTTCGATGCACTCACCTGATCTGTAACATCATAGACTACAATAATGCCATGTGCTCCTCTGTAGTAACTGGATGTGATTGTGCGAAACCTCTCCTGCCCTGCTGTATCCCACTGTAAGGAAGAAAGTATAATGTGACGCCTGAATCAAATGCAAAAACAGGCTCAGAAAAATACTATTTCAGCTACTTCAATAGTAGTCATTAACTCAATTCTCTTAATTAATGCTGTAAACTATACAGGGTATCCCTAGTTAGTACATTAAAGACTAAAATTAACAAACAATTtgtgataaaactgacagaatttgaaagctgagaggttttttttaatcaaaagtaaacaactttttgcagttttttttaaatggcaggAGGGCCATTAAGTTTTGTTCACACATACTGATTTAAGAATTCATATCAGTTAATCAAAATGAAAAATTGAGCACTCAATATTGTTACCCAGCCATATTAAACTGTTAGCAGACAAAAGTCCCTCTCTGACATTATTTACATCAAAAGATCAAGGAAAATTcttcaatatgtgaccctggaccacaaaaccattcataatgGTCAATTTAGTTTGATTTATACATaacctaaaagctgaataaattatctttatttggaactgtttgaaaatctggaatctgagggtgcaaaaaaaaatctaaatactgagggGAAaaaacctttaaagttcttagaaatgcattatcaatcaaaaattaagttttgatatatttattgtaagaaatttacaaaatatcttcatggaacatctacttaatatcctaatgatttttggcataaaagaaaaatcaatagttttgactcatataatgtattgttgactattgctacaaatatacccatgctacttaagactggttttgtggtccatggtcacatatgaaCATTGACATAACCCTGCTCCCTCTGATGATGTCCCTAAACAATTAAAACCACACCAAATAAACACCAAgacccggtttcacagacagggtttagactaagccaagattaggccaaagttcaattaggacatttaagcaatTTTCATAAATGTGATTAGAATCAAAACATTAccggtgtgcatcttgagacaaaacaaaggcactaatatattttaggatcaatcagtgcaattttattttagttgaaacaactcagatttacattttagtctaggactaggcttaagccttgtctgtgaaaccgggggcaaGTGTTCACTTTTTCCTTTAATCGCATGCTTGTGTATTTCATTCTGGTCATCTTTTTCACAAACAATAATTTCATTACAGAATAGAAAGGAACTTACGATTTGAAGTTTGATGGTCTTTCCGTCTAATTCTATAGTTCTTATTTTAAAGTCCACACCGATAGTGCTAATGTAGCTTTCTGTGTATGTgtcatcctgaaaaaaaataaaacagcaggTGAATTAAATG
Above is a genomic segment from Garra rufa chromosome 2, GarRuf1.0, whole genome shotgun sequence containing:
- the rab1ab gene encoding ras-related protein Rab-1A — encoded protein: MNPEYDYLFKLLLIGDSGVGKSCLLLRFADDTYTESYISTIGVDFKIRTIELDGKTIKLQIWDTAGQERFRTITSSYYRGAHGIIVVYDVTDQESFNNVKQWLQEIDRYASENVNKLLVGNKCDLTTKKVVDYTTAKEFADSLGIPFLETSAKNATNVEQAFMTMAAEIKKRMGPGATAGGAEKSNVKIQSTPVKPASGGCC
- the cep68 gene encoding centrosomal protein of 68 kDa, with translation MALQVDKALSDTSSQMENKSYGRWKTRIPEFIRSGQTRPPGHRAVDRTRPANVQEAKDSDKERSGCKKTVTMAPVSRYMTDKSLYVMRKPLISTQWQAPILKNASTHEDSERISYKADSPKEKDKSLSTKSFRSVPEDSPYYKSSPPLSRQDLDTSMNISDLRLWSCDKDPIFNSSAAKRSLSSPPSASLSLTAPPGPKWTSTPRSTSHSSSHTSHFTRKVKTRTGEMMDRGRDSSDSHSYSKNYQHGFKHMSPYQANYWACAIPNSIPPSPNRKSPSWDPEKEYQELLDYTYPLRPNMAGSWGSSEADLLLRTDPLLQDSGIELDRSSTLSCLDLSYTGTRQERCSPGTAQRLTEFCALNKSHSKSLDGIMSNSLYSSLDQAGLSVESLDCEGKPVSHYRKFGIFSTFRPVPTFISSTHILPCPDSWDELDEEFLRLPDRLQELQVLSQQLRDISDQMSQTVITSRESPESDFTSVRSPTAQVGMQGSLMEEKSAEDDEAEGRSCSEVPLTHESAKEPGFRLQMISQNVNRRNLREVEAVMDQLSGLSMSALQRTIQTDQNENETKESLMQHIQAFCLNLEKLVQWLHTVVEKVEVLSPPMVDLESVKASLADYKSFQEEVQAHKPLTEDVLQTGEMLLHCMNSASPFLKDTLELIERQSHTLETHSEYLFSSILSAMDCLTDPRSEEASEAVS